Below is a window of Chryseobacterium arthrosphaerae DNA.
GATTATTTTCCGGAGATTCCTGAGCGAAGCTATAGCTAAATGCCATGACAGCCGCTATATAGATTAATTTTGTTTTCATATCATTGATTTATTTTCAGACATATTGGTTCTCTGCCCTGTTTTGGGCAGTTTTTCTTGATCAAAAAAAATGTTTGTTATTTACTTTCGAGAGAGTCGGAATAGACGATTACTCCCAATATCTTAAGGCTGTTCGGACTTTTGATCTTAATCTTTGTCATATCCAGGGCTCCGAATTTTCTGATATCCGTCCTGTTTTCTTCCCTCTTCTTGTCAAATTCTCTTCCGAGCAGCAATTCATCGGCTTTGATATAATCAGTTTTAGCTATATTTTTTTGATCCGGAAGGGTATTTAAATTTCTTTCCGGCACAGGAGCATTTATTTCTTGATGCTTAAGAATTACATCCTCTTTTTCAATCAATTCCGGTTCTTTCTTTTTCCAGATATATCCAGATTCTGAGGGCTTAGAGGCAACGGTTCTTGTGAAATTATTATCCTGTGACTTTTTAACTTCTTTAATCTGTATTGTTGGTACCGGCAAAGAATTTCCGTCCGTTTCAACGCTCTTCTTTACAGGATTTCTTTGAACTATCTTATCTGTTTTACTTTCCTGACCGGTTTTATTGAAATAGAGCAGCATACTTACCGAAAACAGCAAGATCAGCACCGCAACATACCTCAACCACTGAAAACGTTTTCCAGAGCGTACAACAGGGCTTTCCGGGCTTCCCTGCTCTATTCTGTCCCAAAGATCTGAAGAAGGCTTTATTTCAAGCGCTTCGTAGTCAGATTTTAATTGTTTCAGGAGTTCTTTTTTCATTTTCTTTTGCTTTTAAAAATTCAGCAAGCCATTTTTTTGCTTTGCTTAGCTGGCTTTTGCTGGTTCCTTCGGAGATGTTCAGAATTTCAGCAATCTCACTGTGTTTTTTTTCTTCAAAGACATACAGGTTAAAAATAAGTCTGTATCCTACCGGCATCTGAGTAAAGATTTCTTCAATATTGATTTCTTCCGGATAGTCCTCATTTTCATTCTCACTATAATCATCTACCATTTCCATATCTGCATAGAGTATATTTTTATTTTTCCTGATGAAGCTAATGGAGTCATTTACGACAATTTTTCTGAGCCAGAACGGAAAACTTTTCCAATCCCGGCACCCGTCCAGCTTAGTGAAGCATTTCATAAATGCATTCAGCAGGATATCTTCTGCATCATGAAGATTGTTGACATAAGAATTCGCAATGGCCAGCATTTTTGCCGAAAACATATCGTAAAGAGCTTTTTGCCCTTTCCGGTCCTGCTTTTTTGCCAGTAAAAAATTCTCTTCGAGTTTCTTCATGGATGAGTTTCTATCTATAAGACGTTACCTTTTTCAAAAGGTTGCCTGGAAACAAAAAAAATTGCACTTTTTTTCAAAAGTGCAATTTAATATTTTTAAGAATCGTGATTTTAAATTAATGTTTTACTGATGAAACATCTTCAGGATTATGTTTATGCTTAAACAATAGTCCGAAGAATATCGCCAGCACCAGCGCATAGATTGCGAAAGAAAGCCATATCTGCTGCCAGTCTTTTACCATTACTACAGAAGAAAGGGTTCCGTCTGTATTAACAACAGCATTGAAGCTCTTTTTCAGAATCCCGAGAAAAGTAGGATTATCAGGTGTTGTCTGCAAATAGGCAGATAAATCTGAAGCCGTCGTAAATTTGTGCGTAAAGAACTTATCAATAGCCCATCCTGCGATATAGCTTCCAAAAACGGCTCCGAAACCATTGGTCATCATCATAAACAATCCCTGGGCTGAAGAACGGATTTTTTTATCGGTAGTCGTTTCTACGAAAAGTGATCCTGAGATATTAAAGAAATCGAAAGCCATTCCGTATACAATACATGACAGGATGATTAATGAAAGTCCAAATCCATCCGGAACACCGTAAGCAAAGAATCCGAATCTTAAAACCCATGCCAGCATAGAGATCAGCATTACCTTTTTGATTCCGAATTTCTTCAGGAAGAAAGGAATCGCTAAAATAAACAGGGTTTCTGAAACCTGAGAAATTGACATGATGATCGTAGATCTTTTTACTACAAATGAATCAGCATATTTGGGGAAATGGGCAAATTCACTTAAGAAAACATCTCCATAGGCATTGGTAAGCTGAAGTGCAGCTCCCAAAAGCATTGAAAATAAAAAGAACAACGCCATTTTATAGTTTCCGAAAAGCTTGAATGCATTTAATCCTAACTGCTCAGACAGAGGCGAATTTTTATCGATCAGCTTTTGTGGAGGACATTTTGGTAATGTAAGGGCATAAATACCTAAGAAAATGGCTACAGCCCCTCCAATATAGAATTGTCCTTCCGTATCTTTATTTCCACTCAGATTGGTGATCCACATGGCCACAATAAAGCCAATAGTACCCCAAACACGAATGGGTGGGAAGTCTTTTACTACATCCAGATTATTGTTTTTCAGGATTGTATAAGAAATTGAGTTTGCAAGTGCGATAGTAGGCATGTAGAAACACATGGCCACGAGCATCACCGAAAAGAAAGAATTCGGATCTGCGGAATGAGGTAATATGAAAAGAATAACCCCGTAAAGAATATGCAGTACTGAGAAGATACGTTCCGCATTGATCCAGCGGTCAGCAATGATTCCAGTAATGGTTGGCATAAATATGGAAGCGATTCCCATTGTTCCGAAAACAGCTCCAAACTGAGTTCCGTCCCAATGTTTTGTACCAAACCAGAAGTTTGCCATCGTAATCAGCCATGCTCCCCAGACAAAAAACTGGAGAAAACTGAGGATGGTCAGTCGTAATTTTAAATTCATAGTTTATATAAAAAGTATCTCTTTAGTCAATTTTCTTTTTCCTCCTCTTGATTTCTTCCTGGATTTCAAGGGCGGTATCGTAATCTTCTTCTTTCACGGCATCATCTAATAGTTTCTGAAGTTCTTCCATAGAAAGAGATTTCAGGTTTTCTTCTGTCTGTACAGTTTCTGAAAAGCTCTGCTCTTCTTTTGAAACATCTTCGAGTTCCAATAAGATTCCCGCTTCATTCAGAACCTGCTGGGTAGTAAAGATAGGGGCATCAAATCTTACAGCCATCGCAACGGCATCGGAAGTTCGTGCATCAAGGATCAGTTCTTCTTCCGTCACTTTATTTTTAAAGTTGATATTTGAAAAGAATACACCGTCTACAATCTGATAAATGATTACAGAAACCAACTCATAATTGGCTGAGACTATAAATTTTGTGAACAGGTCATGGGTAAGAGGACGCGGCGGATGAATATCTTTCTCCAGTCCGAGAGAGATTGATTGAGCTTCGAAGTTTCCTATAACAACAGGTAATTTTATGTGTGTTTCTTCATGCTCCAGTAACAATGCGTACGCCCCCGATTGGGTCTGGCTGTACGATATTCCGCGAATAATTAGCTGTTTATAATCCATAGCTACAAATATAGATTAATTTTTTGTTGTGATTTCACTTTTTTACGCAAAAATAAAAGCCCGGAAAGCCGAGCTTTTATGGTATTGTCTATGATGGTCAAATCGTCAATGGTGAATTTGCCTGCAGGTCAATGATTAAAAATTGCCAGACGCAGCAGATTGCTATTCACAATTCACTTTTTTTTATCCTTTAATAGCTTTGATTTTTTCTGTCAGTGCAGGAATAATCTGGAAAGCATCTCCTACTACTCCGTAGTCTGCAGACTTGAAGAACGGTGCTTCAGCGTCGTTATTGATCACTACGATTGTTTTTGAAGAGTTTACTCCCGCAAGGTGCTGAATTGCTCCTGAAATACCTATGGCAATATAAAGGTTCGGTGCAATAGCCTTACCAGTCTGTCCTACGTGTTCTGTGTGAGGTCTCCATCCGATGTCAGAAACCGGTTTTGAACATGCTGTAGCAGCTCCTAATACATTGGCAAGATCCTCAACCATTCCCCAGTTCTCAGGTCCTTTCATACCTCTTCCTGCAGAAACAACGATTTCCGCTTCTTTAAGGTCTAGTTTACCTGAACTCTGCTCATGAGAGATCACTTTGGTATCTTCATTGGCTACAGAAAGGTTTTTAACTTCTTCTGAACCTGATACTGCATTTTCTTTAACACCGAAAGCATTTTGAGAAACGGTAACGATTACTCCATTCCCTTCAGCTTTTGCATGCATGAAACCTTTTCCTGAGAATGCTTTTCTCTTTACCTGGAAAGGAGAAAGGCTTTCCGGAGCTTCCAGCGCATTGGTAATTAAAGAATAATTCTTCATTACCGCAAGCATCGGAGCAATTGAAGAAGCGTCTGTAGTATGAGGGAAAACGATGATATTTCCGTCTGCGACTTCATTGACAGCCTGAGCATATGCTTTTGCCGAGAAGCTTTTAAGACCTTCGTCTTTGATGTTGATTACATTGGATGCTCCATATTTGTATAATAAATCTGAAGAATCTGTCGGGTTTACAGAGATTGCCGTTACGGTATCTCCTGCTTTATCTGCAACCGCTTTAGCATAAGAAACTGCTTCGAAAGCCGCTTTTTTGTAAACTCCGTTTATATTTTCTGCGTATACGAATACTGCCATTTTTTTAAATTTAAAGATTAAAAATTAAAGAATTAAAAGATTAGATTACTTTTGCTTCTTCGTGAAGTAATCTTACCAGTTCATCCAGGTTATCAGGAGAAACCATTTTCACAGCAGCTCTTGGCGGAACGCTGTCATAAGATACTCCCTGAACTTTTACTTCAGAAGAAGTAGGTTCTACTACCTGCAAAGGTTTTGTTCTTGCAGACATAATTCCTCTCATATTCGGGATGATAAGGTCTTTTTCATCTACCAATCCTTTCTGACCTGCGATAATTGCCGGTAATTTTACAGAAATAGTTTCTTTTCCGCCTTCAATTTCTCTTACTGCAGTAGCTTCGCTTCCGTTTACGTCTAATCCTACAGAAGCGTTTACGAAAGGCTGGTTCAGCAGCTGGGCTACCATTCCCGGAACTGATCCACCGTTATAATCAATAGATTCTTTACCGCAAAGGATAAGGTCGTACCCGCCGTTTTGTGCAACAGCAGCGATTTCTTTTGCTGTAGAATAGCTGTCTTTAGGATCAAGGTTTACTCTTACAGCATCGTTTGCACCGATTGCCAGAGCTTTTCTGATTACAGGTTCTGTAGCTGCATCTCCTACGTTGATTACAGTTACAGTTGCCCCCTGAGATTCCTGAAGTTTAACCGCTTTTGTCAATGCGAATTCATCAAGAGGATTGATTACCCACTGAATTCCGTTCTTGTCGAAAGCAGATTTATCTGCTGTAAAGTTAATTTTGGAAGTAGTATCCGGAACACTACTAATGCAAACTAATATTTTCATATGTTGTTCTTAATTTTTTTATTGGTTATAGGTAACCTTAAGGTTTCAGGTGTACTATTTTATTTTTCTCTTTTCGGACGCAAAATCAAAGCTGTTTATGCAGAGATTTTGTGTGAATTAATTTTTGCTAATATAAATAAAAAATATATTATGCATGCATAATACTTATTAAATTATTATTCAATACATTAAATGTACTTATCTGGCTGGCTGTGTTGCCCTAAACTCTATTTTACTAGGTAAAACCCTTGGATTCATCTTTAAAATATCCAGCACCAGATTCCCCATATCTTCAGGCTGTATCTTCCAGCTGTCTTTTTCAGAAGGAACATTTCCATTAAAATGAGTAGCCACTGATCCCGGCATGATCACTGTGGATTTAATGTTATATTTTCTCAGATCAATCATAGCTGCCTGTGTAAATCCCACCACCCCGAATTTTGAGGCATTGTAGCCTGTTCCGTTTTCAAAGAAATTGGCCCCTGCCAGGCTTGAAATGGTGATATAATATCCTTCCGTCTTTTTCAGTTCTTCCACAGAGGCTTTAAGGGTATAAAAAACGCCCGTAAGATTGGTTTCAATCATATCATTCCACTCTTCAGCAGTAAGCTCATCAACAGGTTTAAATATTCCCAGTCCGGCATTGGCGATTACATAATCCAGCCTTCCGAACTTTTCCAGGATATATTGTACCGCTTCCTGCTCGCTTTCAAGATTTCTGACATCAGAAACAATTCCCAGCACATTTTCGGAATATTGCTGAAGCTCCTGTTCTGCCTTCATCACATCTTCTCTTTTCCTTCCTGAAAATGCTACTGAAATACCGTTTTCAAGTAAAATTTTAGCAATCCCGAAACCAATTCCTTTGGTTCCTCCTGTTATATAAGCCGTTTTATTCTCTGACATAGCATCTGAAATTTAATGCTCTAAAATAACAAAAACGCCCCAATTGGAGCGTTTTATCTATCCTAAGATTTATCAGGAATTATTTTTTAATGAATTTCTCGGTAGTTTTACCGTCTTTCGTTTCGATGCTGATGATATAGCTTCCTGCATTAAGGTTTTTAACGTTGATTCTGTTTCCTTCAAGATTAACGTCTATCTTTCTTCCGCTCATATCATAAACTTCCGCTTTGTTGATTTTCAGATCTGTAATAAGATTAAGGTAATCTACAGTAGGGTTAGGACCGATCGCGATAATGGTTGAAGATTTTGAATTTTTTGTTTCAGCTGTTCCTAATGTTGCATTATTAGCCGCTTCTACTCTATAATTGTCAATACCAAAAGTAGTTGGTCCTGTATTTACAGGTACTCCGGTTCCATTTTCCTGTACAGGGCTACTGGTCACTTCAAATGATACAGGATCAATCCCTGCAGGTATAGTTGCCTGGTTAACTGCCAGGTTTGTAGTCACTCCTCCGATATTGTAGGTAATCTGCCCAGTTGTTTTATTATAACTGAAACCAAGGCTAATCCAGGTATTTGCAGGATATGTATTCTGAGTCAGACCTGTTATAAAGTAGTATCCGTTATTGTTTGGGTTAGCAGCAAAAGTTAAATAAGCAAGTCCGTTAATCGTTTTTGACTGTGAGTTATATACAATACCCACAATGCCATCATCAGCTCCACTGACAGACACTCCTGAACCATGTTGGTTTGTGGAAGTTCCTGTATAAATCTCAGCCACGGCTTTAATGATGTTATTCCCTGCTGTTCTGCCGGCCCAAGCTGTTGCCAAACCATTTTTAACTACCGTTCTTACCGCTGCATTGGTAGCAGTATTTCCACCTATAACCTGCAGATAGTTTCCATGAGCCGCGTTTGCGCCTGTAGCCGTTACAATCTGATAATCTGAAGTTGCTCCTCCTACAAGGTACATTCCTCCCTGTCCAGCAGCAGTTCCTGTAACATTGGTTCCCACATTTCCTGCAGTATAAGAGTTGTAATTATCTGCTTCCAAAACCTGAGCAGAAATTGAAATTGTTGACACTAACGCTAAAGCAAAAAATAGTTTTTTCTTCATGTTATTACAGTTTTAATATTTTTTTCAAAAATAGAACATATAGTCTAAATAAAAAAATAAAAACATAAATAAAATGAATAAAATTCAATGAAATAACGAATAAGCTTACAAATTTAACATAATAAAATAACAATATTAAACAGTAAAATTTAAATTAAAATACAATTTTAAGATAATTTTATAAACATACTCAACATAGTTTAGTTTCTGACAATTCTTATCTTTTTATAAATTTTTCAGTAATTATTCTCTTCCCTGACTTAATTTTCATAAAATAAACACCTGATACAAAGCTCCTTACATCAACCATCCCTTTATTTACCCTAACATCCATTTTCATTCCTGCAGCATCATAAATTTCAATCTTTTCTATGATATCCGTGGTAGTTACTTTTATAAAATCTATAACCGGATTGGGGTATAATGTTACTTTATTTCCTGTCTCAGCATCTTTAACTGCCATAGAAAATCCGCTGTCGACCAGAATATTATCAATATAAGCTGTTCCCGAGGTATTATTATGTACAAAACGGAGCTGATCAATTGTTAACTGAGGTACTGCAGGCCCCGTGTAAATCAATATCCCATTAAGGTAATAGCTGATCCCTGCAGCAGTTCCTACCGCTTTAAACCTGTACCAGTTATTGGAGGACCAGTTTCCGGAAGTGGAGACCATATTCTGTACTCCTGAAATTGTGTTCAGGATTTTTAATACTCCCGTTTTCTCAAAATCTACTCTGGCAATGCACTGCTCACTAATGCTATTTACTGCCTGGAAACCAAAATCCGAACCATTGAGCTGTGAGATACTGATATCAAAAGAAACTGAAAAACCGGTAGAAGACAGCTGATCCTGAAGATTGTAAAAACCTCCGATAATGGGCTCTGACTGGGTTCCGTAAACAGGTTCTCTGACAATTTTCAAAGAAATACTGCCATGACTGGATTTTTCGGAACTGATGGTCTGAAGCTCTACATTTTGAGGCATTCCTCCCGTAGGCGTACTGATCCACGCTCCCTGGCCGTTGATATTACCTGTTGTAAAACCTTCATCAGATTCAAAAGATATGGGCTGTTGCGCGAAGAAAAGCACTGAAAACAGCAAAAATGCAATTGAGTAGTATTTTTTCATGGTTAAGTCAAGTTTTGTATTAAAAATATAAACTTTCCATGAATAGTGAAATAAATTTTAACATATTCCAAACAAAACCCTTGTTTTCAGAGGATTTAATTTTATTCATCCACAATTATACTCCCCGCAAACAAAAAAACCGGTATTCAGCGAAAATAAAAACTCTATGAACTCCCCATTAAAAAGGATTTAAGTACAGATTTATTTTTCATTTCACAATCAGTAATAAAAAACAAGGCGTCTCATTAAGAAACGCCTTGTACAGTATATTATAAAAATTCAATAATTACTTTGAATAGTTTTCAAAAAATAACGGAATACTTTCAATTCCCTTATAGAAATTAAATAATCCATAGTGTTCATTAGGAGAGTGGATGGCATCAGAATCCAATCCGAAGCCCATCAATACTGATTTAGCTCCCAACACCTTCTCAAACATAGCTGTAATCGGAATACTTCCACCGCTTCTGTATGGCAGTACTTCTTTACCAAATGCTGTTTCCATGGCTTTTTTAGCTGCTAAAAACTCTTTGGTATCGCTCTGTAAAACGTAAGGCATACCTCCGTGGTGAGGGGTTACTTTTACTTTTACCGTATCCGGAGCAATTTTCTTGAAATATGCAGTGAATTTCTCAGTGATCTCTTCCGGAGTCTGATAAGGAACCAGACGCATTGAGATTTTAGCGAAAGCTTTTGAAGGAATTACAGTTTTAGCTCCTTCTCCTGTGTACCCTCCCCAGATTCCGTTACAGTCTAAAGTAGGACGGATAGAGGCTCTTTCAAGGGTTGTATATCCTTTTTCGCCTTCGATATTACTCAGGCCGATCGATTTTTTATATTCTTCAGGATTATCCTTCAGTTTATTCATTTCGGCTCTGTCGGCATCTGAAACAACTTCAACATTATCGTAGAACCCGTCAATTGTAATATGTCCATTTTCATCAATCAGGTCAGCAATCATTCTTGAAAGGACGTGAATCGGGTTAGGAACTGCTCCTCCGTAAAGTCCTGAATGCAGGTCTCTGTTGGGTCCTTCAACCTCTACTTCCACATAGCTTAGCCCTCTTAATCCTGTTGTAACAGTCGGCTGCTCATTGCTGTAGATATGAGTGTCTGAAATCAGAATACAGTCGCAGGATAGTTTTTCTTTGTTTTCATTCACAAAGTCGCCCAGGCTTACAGA
It encodes the following:
- a CDS encoding RNA polymerase sigma factor is translated as MKKLEENFLLAKKQDRKGQKALYDMFSAKMLAIANSYVNNLHDAEDILLNAFMKCFTKLDGCRDWKSFPFWLRKIVVNDSISFIRKNKNILYADMEMVDDYSENENEDYPEEINIEEIFTQMPVGYRLIFNLYVFEEKKHSEIAEILNISEGTSKSQLSKAKKWLAEFLKAKENEKRTPETIKI
- a CDS encoding nucleoside permease, whose product is MNLKLRLTILSFLQFFVWGAWLITMANFWFGTKHWDGTQFGAVFGTMGIASIFMPTITGIIADRWINAERIFSVLHILYGVILFILPHSADPNSFFSVMLVAMCFYMPTIALANSISYTILKNNNLDVVKDFPPIRVWGTIGFIVAMWITNLSGNKDTEGQFYIGGAVAIFLGIYALTLPKCPPQKLIDKNSPLSEQLGLNAFKLFGNYKMALFFLFSMLLGAALQLTNAYGDVFLSEFAHFPKYADSFVVKRSTIIMSISQVSETLFILAIPFFLKKFGIKKVMLISMLAWVLRFGFFAYGVPDGFGLSLIILSCIVYGMAFDFFNISGSLFVETTTDKKIRSSAQGLFMMMTNGFGAVFGSYIAGWAIDKFFTHKFTTASDLSAYLQTTPDNPTFLGILKKSFNAVVNTDGTLSSVVMVKDWQQIWLSFAIYALVLAIFFGLLFKHKHNPEDVSSVKH
- a CDS encoding T9SS type A sorting domain-containing protein, producing MKKYYSIAFLLFSVLFFAQQPISFESDEGFTTGNINGQGAWISTPTGGMPQNVELQTISSEKSSHGSISLKIVREPVYGTQSEPIIGGFYNLQDQLSSTGFSVSFDISISQLNGSDFGFQAVNSISEQCIARVDFEKTGVLKILNTISGVQNMVSTSGNWSSNNWYRFKAVGTAAGISYYLNGILIYTGPAVPQLTIDQLRFVHNNTSGTAYIDNILVDSGFSMAVKDAETGNKVTLYPNPVIDFIKVTTTDIIEKIEIYDAAGMKMDVRVNKGMVDVRSFVSGVYFMKIKSGKRIITEKFIKR
- a CDS encoding electron transfer flavoprotein subunit beta/FixA family protein yields the protein MKILVCISSVPDTTSKINFTADKSAFDKNGIQWVINPLDEFALTKAVKLQESQGATVTVINVGDAATEPVIRKALAIGANDAVRVNLDPKDSYSTAKEIAAVAQNGGYDLILCGKESIDYNGGSVPGMVAQLLNQPFVNASVGLDVNGSEATAVREIEGGKETISVKLPAIIAGQKGLVDEKDLIIPNMRGIMSARTKPLQVVEPTSSEVKVQGVSYDSVPPRAAVKMVSPDNLDELVRLLHEEAKVI
- a CDS encoding SDR family oxidoreductase, with the protein product MSENKTAYITGGTKGIGFGIAKILLENGISVAFSGRKREDVMKAEQELQQYSENVLGIVSDVRNLESEQEAVQYILEKFGRLDYVIANAGLGIFKPVDELTAEEWNDMIETNLTGVFYTLKASVEELKKTEGYYITISSLAGANFFENGTGYNASKFGVVGFTQAAMIDLRKYNIKSTVIMPGSVATHFNGNVPSEKDSWKIQPEDMGNLVLDILKMNPRVLPSKIEFRATQPAR
- a CDS encoding T9SS type A sorting domain-containing protein; protein product: MKKKLFFALALVSTISISAQVLEADNYNSYTAGNVGTNVTGTAAGQGGMYLVGGATSDYQIVTATGANAAHGNYLQVIGGNTATNAAVRTVVKNGLATAWAGRTAGNNIIKAVAEIYTGTSTNQHGSGVSVSGADDGIVGIVYNSQSKTINGLAYLTFAANPNNNGYYFITGLTQNTYPANTWISLGFSYNKTTGQITYNIGGVTTNLAVNQATIPAGIDPVSFEVTSSPVQENGTGVPVNTGPTTFGIDNYRVEAANNATLGTAETKNSKSSTIIAIGPNPTVDYLNLITDLKINKAEVYDMSGRKIDVNLEGNRINVKNLNAGSYIISIETKDGKTTEKFIKK
- a CDS encoding electron transfer flavoprotein subunit alpha/FixB family protein, with protein sequence MAVFVYAENINGVYKKAAFEAVSYAKAVADKAGDTVTAISVNPTDSSDLLYKYGASNVINIKDEGLKSFSAKAYAQAVNEVADGNIIVFPHTTDASSIAPMLAVMKNYSLITNALEAPESLSPFQVKRKAFSGKGFMHAKAEGNGVIVTVSQNAFGVKENAVSGSEEVKNLSVANEDTKVISHEQSSGKLDLKEAEIVVSAGRGMKGPENWGMVEDLANVLGAATACSKPVSDIGWRPHTEHVGQTGKAIAPNLYIAIGISGAIQHLAGVNSSKTIVVINNDAEAPFFKSADYGVVGDAFQIIPALTEKIKAIKG
- a CDS encoding dipeptidase, yielding MQETLNYINENKQRFVDELFELLRIPSISADPAYKEDVLKCAAVCAEHLKNAGADNVEICETKGYPIVFGEKIIDTNLPTVLVYGHYDVQPADPLELWRKPPFEPYIEKTELHPEGAIFARGSADDKGQFFMHLKAFEAMMRTNTLPCNVKFILEGEEEVGSVSLGDFVNENKEKLSCDCILISDTHIYSNEQPTVTTGLRGLSYVEVEVEGPNRDLHSGLYGGAVPNPIHVLSRMIADLIDENGHITIDGFYDNVEVVSDADRAEMNKLKDNPEEYKKSIGLSNIEGEKGYTTLERASIRPTLDCNGIWGGYTGEGAKTVIPSKAFAKISMRLVPYQTPEEITEKFTAYFKKIAPDTVKVKVTPHHGGMPYVLQSDTKEFLAAKKAMETAFGKEVLPYRSGGSIPITAMFEKVLGAKSVLMGFGLDSDAIHSPNEHYGLFNFYKGIESIPLFFENYSK
- a CDS encoding bifunctional nuclease family protein, producing MDYKQLIIRGISYSQTQSGAYALLLEHEETHIKLPVVIGNFEAQSISLGLEKDIHPPRPLTHDLFTKFIVSANYELVSVIIYQIVDGVFFSNINFKNKVTEEELILDARTSDAVAMAVRFDAPIFTTQQVLNEAGILLELEDVSKEEQSFSETVQTEENLKSLSMEELQKLLDDAVKEEDYDTALEIQEEIKRRKKKID